In a genomic window of Arvicanthis niloticus isolate mArvNil1 chromosome 8, mArvNil1.pat.X, whole genome shotgun sequence:
- the Ccdc159 gene encoding coiled-coil domain-containing protein 159 isoform X6, producing the protein MNSDPLLAGLSRDSDYCFSHLCSSPSLSITPWPAKERGSSADKALDCMTHWSRTLEPEIVNTASEQAVKSLAWQKEWESELQSHEATSYSNSDLSKDEYHDQDLVKRNHSIAKKSLEPSSSKIKVKNTMLIPDSQKLLRCELESLRTQLQAQSKAFEFLNHSVTMLEKESCLQQIKIQQLEEVLNPTSRQGEKDGRKWSTEQGQQELYGALAQGLRELQKTLKEGEELQRARTTRCLQLLAQEIRDSKKFLWEELELVREEVTFIYQKLQDQEDEISENLLNIQKMQKTQVKCRKVLTKMKQQAFDSSSWPEAEGVPAEGSGCCKDDLQKELSDIWSAVHSLQSSIDCLALSMGTRPRASNLRGQKGHQCQSSQCPSWDSDSDWERPFSKSGSYPPA; encoded by the exons ATGAACAG TGACCCTCTTTTGGCTGGCCTATCCCGGGACTCTGACTACTGTTTCTCTCATCTCTGCTCGTCTCCCTCACTCTCCATCACACCTTGGCCTGCTAAGGAGAGGG GGTCCTCCGCAGACAAGGCTTTGGACTGTATGACCCACTGGTCCAGGACCTTGGAGCCTGAGATTGTGAACACTGCTTCTGAACAAGCAGTGAAGTCTCTGGCCTGGCAGAAGGAGTGGGAGTCAGAACTTCAGTCTCATGAGGCTACATCCTATTCCAACTCAGACTTGAGCAAGGATGAATATCATGACCAGGACCTTGTGAAGAGGAATCACAGCATAGCCAAG AAGTCCCTGGAGCCCAGCTCTTCCAAAATTAAAG TTAAGAACACCATGCTAATTCCTGACTCTCAGAAGCTCTTGCGATGTGAACTGGAGTCTCTCAGGACCCAGTTGCAGGCTCAGAGCAAG GCTTTCGAGTTCCTGAACCACTCTGTGAccatgctggagaaggagagctGTCTACAACAGATCAAGATCCAGCAGCTTGAAG AAGTGCTGAACCCCACGAGCCGCCAAGGAGAGAAAGATGGCCGTAAGTGGAGCACAGAGCAGGGCCAACAGGAGCTGTATGGGGCTCTGGCTCAAGGCCTGCGGGAGTTGCAGAAGACACTGAAGGAAGGTGAGGAGCTGCAACGGGCCCGTACCACTCGCTGCCTGCAGCTGTTGGCCCAGGAGATCCGGGACAG CAAGAAGTTCTTGTGGGAAGAACTGGAGCTGGTGCGGGAAGAGGTGACTTTCATCTATCAGAAGCTCC AGGACCAGGAGGATGAGATCTCAGAGAATCTCCTGAATATCCAGAAGATGCAAAAAACACAAGTGAAGTGCCGCAAG GTTCTTACCAAGATGAAGCAGCAGGCATTTGACTCATCCTCATGGCCAGAGGCTGAAGGGGTGCCCGCAGAAGGCAGTGGTTGCTGTAAGGATGACCTCCAGAAGGAGCTGAGTGACATATG GTCTGCTGTTCACAGTCTGCAGAGCTCCATCGACTGCCTTGCTTTGTCCATGGGCACCAGACCCAGGGCCTCCAATCTCAGGG GCCAGAAAGGACACCAGTGCCAAAGTTCTCAGTGCCCCTCCTGGGACTCCGATTCTGACTGGGAGAGACCTTTCAGCAAGAGTGGATCCTACCCTCCCG CTTGA
- the Ccdc159 gene encoding coiled-coil domain-containing protein 159 isoform X5 codes for MNRCDPLLAGLSRDSDYCFSHLCSSPSLSITPWPAKERGSSADKALDCMTHWSRTLEPEIVNTASEQAVKSLAWQKEWESELQSHEATSYSNSDLSKDEYHDQDLVKRNHSIAKKSLEPSSSKIKVKNTMLIPDSQKLLRCELESLRTQLQAQSKAFEFLNHSVTMLEKESCLQQIKIQQLEEVLNPTSRQGEKDGRKWSTEQGQQELYGALAQGLRELQKTLKEGEELQRARTTRCLQLLAQEIRDSKKFLWEELELVREEVTFIYQKLQDQEDEISENLLNIQKMQKTQVKCRKVLTKMKQQAFDSSSWPEAEGVPAEGSGCCKDDLQKELSDIWSAVHSLQSSIDCLALSMGTRPRASNLRGQKGHQCQSSQCPSWDSDSDWERPFSKSGSYPPA; via the exons ATGAACAGGTG TGACCCTCTTTTGGCTGGCCTATCCCGGGACTCTGACTACTGTTTCTCTCATCTCTGCTCGTCTCCCTCACTCTCCATCACACCTTGGCCTGCTAAGGAGAGGG GGTCCTCCGCAGACAAGGCTTTGGACTGTATGACCCACTGGTCCAGGACCTTGGAGCCTGAGATTGTGAACACTGCTTCTGAACAAGCAGTGAAGTCTCTGGCCTGGCAGAAGGAGTGGGAGTCAGAACTTCAGTCTCATGAGGCTACATCCTATTCCAACTCAGACTTGAGCAAGGATGAATATCATGACCAGGACCTTGTGAAGAGGAATCACAGCATAGCCAAG AAGTCCCTGGAGCCCAGCTCTTCCAAAATTAAAG TTAAGAACACCATGCTAATTCCTGACTCTCAGAAGCTCTTGCGATGTGAACTGGAGTCTCTCAGGACCCAGTTGCAGGCTCAGAGCAAG GCTTTCGAGTTCCTGAACCACTCTGTGAccatgctggagaaggagagctGTCTACAACAGATCAAGATCCAGCAGCTTGAAG AAGTGCTGAACCCCACGAGCCGCCAAGGAGAGAAAGATGGCCGTAAGTGGAGCACAGAGCAGGGCCAACAGGAGCTGTATGGGGCTCTGGCTCAAGGCCTGCGGGAGTTGCAGAAGACACTGAAGGAAGGTGAGGAGCTGCAACGGGCCCGTACCACTCGCTGCCTGCAGCTGTTGGCCCAGGAGATCCGGGACAG CAAGAAGTTCTTGTGGGAAGAACTGGAGCTGGTGCGGGAAGAGGTGACTTTCATCTATCAGAAGCTCC AGGACCAGGAGGATGAGATCTCAGAGAATCTCCTGAATATCCAGAAGATGCAAAAAACACAAGTGAAGTGCCGCAAG GTTCTTACCAAGATGAAGCAGCAGGCATTTGACTCATCCTCATGGCCAGAGGCTGAAGGGGTGCCCGCAGAAGGCAGTGGTTGCTGTAAGGATGACCTCCAGAAGGAGCTGAGTGACATATG GTCTGCTGTTCACAGTCTGCAGAGCTCCATCGACTGCCTTGCTTTGTCCATGGGCACCAGACCCAGGGCCTCCAATCTCAGGG GCCAGAAAGGACACCAGTGCCAAAGTTCTCAGTGCCCCTCCTGGGACTCCGATTCTGACTGGGAGAGACCTTTCAGCAAGAGTGGATCCTACCCTCCCG CTTGA
- the Ccdc159 gene encoding coiled-coil domain-containing protein 159 isoform X1: MNRCDPLLAGLSRDSDYCFSHLCSSPSLSITPWPAKERGSSADKALDCMTHWSRTLEPEIVNTASEQAVKSLAWQKEWESELQSHEATSYSNSDLSKDEYHDQDLVKRNHSIAKKSLEPSSSKIKVKNTMLIPDSQKLLRCELESLRTQLQAQSKAFEFLNHSVTMLEKESCLQQIKIQQLEEVLNPTSRQGEKDGRKWSTEQGQQELYGALAQGLRELQKTLKEGEELQRARTTRCLQLLAQEIRDSKKFLWEELELVREEVTFIYQKLQDQEDEISENLLNIQKMQKTQVKCRKVLTKMKQQAFDSSSWPEAEGVPAEGSGCCKDDLQKELSDIWSAVHSLQSSIDCLALSMGTRPRASNLRGQKGHQCQSSQCPSWDSDSDWERPFSKSGSYPPGTDPTQPLSIPYHLAHL, encoded by the exons ATGAACAGGTG TGACCCTCTTTTGGCTGGCCTATCCCGGGACTCTGACTACTGTTTCTCTCATCTCTGCTCGTCTCCCTCACTCTCCATCACACCTTGGCCTGCTAAGGAGAGGG GGTCCTCCGCAGACAAGGCTTTGGACTGTATGACCCACTGGTCCAGGACCTTGGAGCCTGAGATTGTGAACACTGCTTCTGAACAAGCAGTGAAGTCTCTGGCCTGGCAGAAGGAGTGGGAGTCAGAACTTCAGTCTCATGAGGCTACATCCTATTCCAACTCAGACTTGAGCAAGGATGAATATCATGACCAGGACCTTGTGAAGAGGAATCACAGCATAGCCAAG AAGTCCCTGGAGCCCAGCTCTTCCAAAATTAAAG TTAAGAACACCATGCTAATTCCTGACTCTCAGAAGCTCTTGCGATGTGAACTGGAGTCTCTCAGGACCCAGTTGCAGGCTCAGAGCAAG GCTTTCGAGTTCCTGAACCACTCTGTGAccatgctggagaaggagagctGTCTACAACAGATCAAGATCCAGCAGCTTGAAG AAGTGCTGAACCCCACGAGCCGCCAAGGAGAGAAAGATGGCCGTAAGTGGAGCACAGAGCAGGGCCAACAGGAGCTGTATGGGGCTCTGGCTCAAGGCCTGCGGGAGTTGCAGAAGACACTGAAGGAAGGTGAGGAGCTGCAACGGGCCCGTACCACTCGCTGCCTGCAGCTGTTGGCCCAGGAGATCCGGGACAG CAAGAAGTTCTTGTGGGAAGAACTGGAGCTGGTGCGGGAAGAGGTGACTTTCATCTATCAGAAGCTCC AGGACCAGGAGGATGAGATCTCAGAGAATCTCCTGAATATCCAGAAGATGCAAAAAACACAAGTGAAGTGCCGCAAG GTTCTTACCAAGATGAAGCAGCAGGCATTTGACTCATCCTCATGGCCAGAGGCTGAAGGGGTGCCCGCAGAAGGCAGTGGTTGCTGTAAGGATGACCTCCAGAAGGAGCTGAGTGACATATG GTCTGCTGTTCACAGTCTGCAGAGCTCCATCGACTGCCTTGCTTTGTCCATGGGCACCAGACCCAGGGCCTCCAATCTCAGGG GCCAGAAAGGACACCAGTGCCAAAGTTCTCAGTGCCCCTCCTGGGACTCCGATTCTGACTGGGAGAGACCTTTCAGCAAGAGTGGATCCTACCCTCCCGGTACAGACCCTACTCAGCCCCTCTCTATCCCTTACCATCTGGCCCACTTGTGA
- the Ccdc159 gene encoding coiled-coil domain-containing protein 159 isoform X7: MTHWSRTLEPEIVNTASEQAVKSLAWQKEWESELQSHEATSYSNSDLSKDEYHDQDLVKRNHSIAKKSLEPSSSKIKVKNTMLIPDSQKLLRCELESLRTQLQAQSKAFEFLNHSVTMLEKESCLQQIKIQQLEEVLNPTSRQGEKDGRKWSTEQGQQELYGALAQGLRELQKTLKEGEELQRARTTRCLQLLAQEIRDSKKFLWEELELVREEVTFIYQKLQDQEDEISENLLNIQKMQKTQVKCRKVLTKMKQQAFDSSSWPEAEGVPAEGSGCCKDDLQKELSDIWSAVHSLQSSIDCLALSMGTRPRASNLRGQKGHQCQSSQCPSWDSDSDWERPFSKSGSYPPGTDPTQPLSIPYHLAHL, encoded by the exons ATGACCCACTGGTCCAGGACCTTGGAGCCTGAGATTGTGAACACTGCTTCTGAACAAGCAGTGAAGTCTCTGGCCTGGCAGAAGGAGTGGGAGTCAGAACTTCAGTCTCATGAGGCTACATCCTATTCCAACTCAGACTTGAGCAAGGATGAATATCATGACCAGGACCTTGTGAAGAGGAATCACAGCATAGCCAAG AAGTCCCTGGAGCCCAGCTCTTCCAAAATTAAAG TTAAGAACACCATGCTAATTCCTGACTCTCAGAAGCTCTTGCGATGTGAACTGGAGTCTCTCAGGACCCAGTTGCAGGCTCAGAGCAAG GCTTTCGAGTTCCTGAACCACTCTGTGAccatgctggagaaggagagctGTCTACAACAGATCAAGATCCAGCAGCTTGAAG AAGTGCTGAACCCCACGAGCCGCCAAGGAGAGAAAGATGGCCGTAAGTGGAGCACAGAGCAGGGCCAACAGGAGCTGTATGGGGCTCTGGCTCAAGGCCTGCGGGAGTTGCAGAAGACACTGAAGGAAGGTGAGGAGCTGCAACGGGCCCGTACCACTCGCTGCCTGCAGCTGTTGGCCCAGGAGATCCGGGACAG CAAGAAGTTCTTGTGGGAAGAACTGGAGCTGGTGCGGGAAGAGGTGACTTTCATCTATCAGAAGCTCC AGGACCAGGAGGATGAGATCTCAGAGAATCTCCTGAATATCCAGAAGATGCAAAAAACACAAGTGAAGTGCCGCAAG GTTCTTACCAAGATGAAGCAGCAGGCATTTGACTCATCCTCATGGCCAGAGGCTGAAGGGGTGCCCGCAGAAGGCAGTGGTTGCTGTAAGGATGACCTCCAGAAGGAGCTGAGTGACATATG GTCTGCTGTTCACAGTCTGCAGAGCTCCATCGACTGCCTTGCTTTGTCCATGGGCACCAGACCCAGGGCCTCCAATCTCAGGG GCCAGAAAGGACACCAGTGCCAAAGTTCTCAGTGCCCCTCCTGGGACTCCGATTCTGACTGGGAGAGACCTTTCAGCAAGAGTGGATCCTACCCTCCCGGTACAGACCCTACTCAGCCCCTCTCTATCCCTTACCATCTGGCCCACTTGTGA
- the Ccdc159 gene encoding coiled-coil domain-containing protein 159 isoform X3 encodes MNRCDPLLAGLSRDSDYCFSHLCSSPSLSITPWPAKERGSSADKALDCMTHWSRTLEPEIVNTASEQAVKSLAWQKEWESELQSHEATSYSNSDLSKDEYHDQDLVKRNHSIAKSLEPSSSKIKVKNTMLIPDSQKLLRCELESLRTQLQAQSKAFEFLNHSVTMLEKESCLQQIKIQQLEEVLNPTSRQGEKDGRKWSTEQGQQELYGALAQGLRELQKTLKEGEELQRARTTRCLQLLAQEIRDSKKFLWEELELVREEVTFIYQKLQDQEDEISENLLNIQKMQKTQVKCRKVLTKMKQQAFDSSSWPEAEGVPAEGSGCCKDDLQKELSDIWSAVHSLQSSIDCLALSMGTRPRASNLRGQKGHQCQSSQCPSWDSDSDWERPFSKSGSYPPGTDPTQPLSIPYHLAHL; translated from the exons ATGAACAGGTG TGACCCTCTTTTGGCTGGCCTATCCCGGGACTCTGACTACTGTTTCTCTCATCTCTGCTCGTCTCCCTCACTCTCCATCACACCTTGGCCTGCTAAGGAGAGGG GGTCCTCCGCAGACAAGGCTTTGGACTGTATGACCCACTGGTCCAGGACCTTGGAGCCTGAGATTGTGAACACTGCTTCTGAACAAGCAGTGAAGTCTCTGGCCTGGCAGAAGGAGTGGGAGTCAGAACTTCAGTCTCATGAGGCTACATCCTATTCCAACTCAGACTTGAGCAAGGATGAATATCATGACCAGGACCTTGTGAAGAGGAATCACAGCATAGCCAAG TCCCTGGAGCCCAGCTCTTCCAAAATTAAAG TTAAGAACACCATGCTAATTCCTGACTCTCAGAAGCTCTTGCGATGTGAACTGGAGTCTCTCAGGACCCAGTTGCAGGCTCAGAGCAAG GCTTTCGAGTTCCTGAACCACTCTGTGAccatgctggagaaggagagctGTCTACAACAGATCAAGATCCAGCAGCTTGAAG AAGTGCTGAACCCCACGAGCCGCCAAGGAGAGAAAGATGGCCGTAAGTGGAGCACAGAGCAGGGCCAACAGGAGCTGTATGGGGCTCTGGCTCAAGGCCTGCGGGAGTTGCAGAAGACACTGAAGGAAGGTGAGGAGCTGCAACGGGCCCGTACCACTCGCTGCCTGCAGCTGTTGGCCCAGGAGATCCGGGACAG CAAGAAGTTCTTGTGGGAAGAACTGGAGCTGGTGCGGGAAGAGGTGACTTTCATCTATCAGAAGCTCC AGGACCAGGAGGATGAGATCTCAGAGAATCTCCTGAATATCCAGAAGATGCAAAAAACACAAGTGAAGTGCCGCAAG GTTCTTACCAAGATGAAGCAGCAGGCATTTGACTCATCCTCATGGCCAGAGGCTGAAGGGGTGCCCGCAGAAGGCAGTGGTTGCTGTAAGGATGACCTCCAGAAGGAGCTGAGTGACATATG GTCTGCTGTTCACAGTCTGCAGAGCTCCATCGACTGCCTTGCTTTGTCCATGGGCACCAGACCCAGGGCCTCCAATCTCAGGG GCCAGAAAGGACACCAGTGCCAAAGTTCTCAGTGCCCCTCCTGGGACTCCGATTCTGACTGGGAGAGACCTTTCAGCAAGAGTGGATCCTACCCTCCCGGTACAGACCCTACTCAGCCCCTCTCTATCCCTTACCATCTGGCCCACTTGTGA
- the Ccdc159 gene encoding coiled-coil domain-containing protein 159 isoform X8 yields the protein MGEHEQKSLEPSSSKIKVKNTMLIPDSQKLLRCELESLRTQLQAQSKAFEFLNHSVTMLEKESCLQQIKIQQLEEVLNPTSRQGEKDGRKWSTEQGQQELYGALAQGLRELQKTLKEGEELQRARTTRCLQLLAQEIRDSKKFLWEELELVREEVTFIYQKLQDQEDEISENLLNIQKMQKTQVKCRKVLTKMKQQAFDSSSWPEAEGVPAEGSGCCKDDLQKELSDIWSAVHSLQSSIDCLALSMGTRPRASNLRGQKGHQCQSSQCPSWDSDSDWERPFSKSGSYPPGTDPTQPLSIPYHLAHL from the exons ATGGGAGAGCATGAACAG AAGTCCCTGGAGCCCAGCTCTTCCAAAATTAAAG TTAAGAACACCATGCTAATTCCTGACTCTCAGAAGCTCTTGCGATGTGAACTGGAGTCTCTCAGGACCCAGTTGCAGGCTCAGAGCAAG GCTTTCGAGTTCCTGAACCACTCTGTGAccatgctggagaaggagagctGTCTACAACAGATCAAGATCCAGCAGCTTGAAG AAGTGCTGAACCCCACGAGCCGCCAAGGAGAGAAAGATGGCCGTAAGTGGAGCACAGAGCAGGGCCAACAGGAGCTGTATGGGGCTCTGGCTCAAGGCCTGCGGGAGTTGCAGAAGACACTGAAGGAAGGTGAGGAGCTGCAACGGGCCCGTACCACTCGCTGCCTGCAGCTGTTGGCCCAGGAGATCCGGGACAG CAAGAAGTTCTTGTGGGAAGAACTGGAGCTGGTGCGGGAAGAGGTGACTTTCATCTATCAGAAGCTCC AGGACCAGGAGGATGAGATCTCAGAGAATCTCCTGAATATCCAGAAGATGCAAAAAACACAAGTGAAGTGCCGCAAG GTTCTTACCAAGATGAAGCAGCAGGCATTTGACTCATCCTCATGGCCAGAGGCTGAAGGGGTGCCCGCAGAAGGCAGTGGTTGCTGTAAGGATGACCTCCAGAAGGAGCTGAGTGACATATG GTCTGCTGTTCACAGTCTGCAGAGCTCCATCGACTGCCTTGCTTTGTCCATGGGCACCAGACCCAGGGCCTCCAATCTCAGGG GCCAGAAAGGACACCAGTGCCAAAGTTCTCAGTGCCCCTCCTGGGACTCCGATTCTGACTGGGAGAGACCTTTCAGCAAGAGTGGATCCTACCCTCCCGGTACAGACCCTACTCAGCCCCTCTCTATCCCTTACCATCTGGCCCACTTGTGA
- the Ccdc159 gene encoding coiled-coil domain-containing protein 159 isoform X2: MNSDPLLAGLSRDSDYCFSHLCSSPSLSITPWPAKERGSSADKALDCMTHWSRTLEPEIVNTASEQAVKSLAWQKEWESELQSHEATSYSNSDLSKDEYHDQDLVKRNHSIAKKSLEPSSSKIKVKNTMLIPDSQKLLRCELESLRTQLQAQSKAFEFLNHSVTMLEKESCLQQIKIQQLEEVLNPTSRQGEKDGRKWSTEQGQQELYGALAQGLRELQKTLKEGEELQRARTTRCLQLLAQEIRDSKKFLWEELELVREEVTFIYQKLQDQEDEISENLLNIQKMQKTQVKCRKVLTKMKQQAFDSSSWPEAEGVPAEGSGCCKDDLQKELSDIWSAVHSLQSSIDCLALSMGTRPRASNLRGQKGHQCQSSQCPSWDSDSDWERPFSKSGSYPPGTDPTQPLSIPYHLAHL; this comes from the exons ATGAACAG TGACCCTCTTTTGGCTGGCCTATCCCGGGACTCTGACTACTGTTTCTCTCATCTCTGCTCGTCTCCCTCACTCTCCATCACACCTTGGCCTGCTAAGGAGAGGG GGTCCTCCGCAGACAAGGCTTTGGACTGTATGACCCACTGGTCCAGGACCTTGGAGCCTGAGATTGTGAACACTGCTTCTGAACAAGCAGTGAAGTCTCTGGCCTGGCAGAAGGAGTGGGAGTCAGAACTTCAGTCTCATGAGGCTACATCCTATTCCAACTCAGACTTGAGCAAGGATGAATATCATGACCAGGACCTTGTGAAGAGGAATCACAGCATAGCCAAG AAGTCCCTGGAGCCCAGCTCTTCCAAAATTAAAG TTAAGAACACCATGCTAATTCCTGACTCTCAGAAGCTCTTGCGATGTGAACTGGAGTCTCTCAGGACCCAGTTGCAGGCTCAGAGCAAG GCTTTCGAGTTCCTGAACCACTCTGTGAccatgctggagaaggagagctGTCTACAACAGATCAAGATCCAGCAGCTTGAAG AAGTGCTGAACCCCACGAGCCGCCAAGGAGAGAAAGATGGCCGTAAGTGGAGCACAGAGCAGGGCCAACAGGAGCTGTATGGGGCTCTGGCTCAAGGCCTGCGGGAGTTGCAGAAGACACTGAAGGAAGGTGAGGAGCTGCAACGGGCCCGTACCACTCGCTGCCTGCAGCTGTTGGCCCAGGAGATCCGGGACAG CAAGAAGTTCTTGTGGGAAGAACTGGAGCTGGTGCGGGAAGAGGTGACTTTCATCTATCAGAAGCTCC AGGACCAGGAGGATGAGATCTCAGAGAATCTCCTGAATATCCAGAAGATGCAAAAAACACAAGTGAAGTGCCGCAAG GTTCTTACCAAGATGAAGCAGCAGGCATTTGACTCATCCTCATGGCCAGAGGCTGAAGGGGTGCCCGCAGAAGGCAGTGGTTGCTGTAAGGATGACCTCCAGAAGGAGCTGAGTGACATATG GTCTGCTGTTCACAGTCTGCAGAGCTCCATCGACTGCCTTGCTTTGTCCATGGGCACCAGACCCAGGGCCTCCAATCTCAGGG GCCAGAAAGGACACCAGTGCCAAAGTTCTCAGTGCCCCTCCTGGGACTCCGATTCTGACTGGGAGAGACCTTTCAGCAAGAGTGGATCCTACCCTCCCGGTACAGACCCTACTCAGCCCCTCTCTATCCCTTACCATCTGGCCCACTTGTGA
- the Ccdc159 gene encoding coiled-coil domain-containing protein 159 isoform X4: MNRCDPLLAGLSRDSDYCFSHLCSSPSLSITPWPAKERGSSADKALDCMTHWSRTLEPEIVNTASEQAVKSLAWQKEWESELQSHEATSYSNSDLSKDEYHDQDLVKRNHSIAKKSLEPSSSKIKVKNTMLIPDSQKLLRCELESLRTQLQAQSKAFEFLNHSVTMLEKESCLQQIKIQQLEEVLNPTSRQGEKDGRKWSTEQGQQELYGALAQGLRELQKTLKEGEELQRARTTRCLQLLAQEIRDSKKFLWEELELVREEVTFIYQKLQDQEDEISENLLNIQKMQKTQVKCRKVLTKMKQQAFDSSSWPEAEGVPAEGSGCCKDDLQKELSDIWSAVHSLQSSIDCLALSMGTRPRASNLRGQKGHQCQSSQCPSWDSDSDWERPFSKSGSYPPAPPH, encoded by the exons ATGAACAGGTG TGACCCTCTTTTGGCTGGCCTATCCCGGGACTCTGACTACTGTTTCTCTCATCTCTGCTCGTCTCCCTCACTCTCCATCACACCTTGGCCTGCTAAGGAGAGGG GGTCCTCCGCAGACAAGGCTTTGGACTGTATGACCCACTGGTCCAGGACCTTGGAGCCTGAGATTGTGAACACTGCTTCTGAACAAGCAGTGAAGTCTCTGGCCTGGCAGAAGGAGTGGGAGTCAGAACTTCAGTCTCATGAGGCTACATCCTATTCCAACTCAGACTTGAGCAAGGATGAATATCATGACCAGGACCTTGTGAAGAGGAATCACAGCATAGCCAAG AAGTCCCTGGAGCCCAGCTCTTCCAAAATTAAAG TTAAGAACACCATGCTAATTCCTGACTCTCAGAAGCTCTTGCGATGTGAACTGGAGTCTCTCAGGACCCAGTTGCAGGCTCAGAGCAAG GCTTTCGAGTTCCTGAACCACTCTGTGAccatgctggagaaggagagctGTCTACAACAGATCAAGATCCAGCAGCTTGAAG AAGTGCTGAACCCCACGAGCCGCCAAGGAGAGAAAGATGGCCGTAAGTGGAGCACAGAGCAGGGCCAACAGGAGCTGTATGGGGCTCTGGCTCAAGGCCTGCGGGAGTTGCAGAAGACACTGAAGGAAGGTGAGGAGCTGCAACGGGCCCGTACCACTCGCTGCCTGCAGCTGTTGGCCCAGGAGATCCGGGACAG CAAGAAGTTCTTGTGGGAAGAACTGGAGCTGGTGCGGGAAGAGGTGACTTTCATCTATCAGAAGCTCC AGGACCAGGAGGATGAGATCTCAGAGAATCTCCTGAATATCCAGAAGATGCAAAAAACACAAGTGAAGTGCCGCAAG GTTCTTACCAAGATGAAGCAGCAGGCATTTGACTCATCCTCATGGCCAGAGGCTGAAGGGGTGCCCGCAGAAGGCAGTGGTTGCTGTAAGGATGACCTCCAGAAGGAGCTGAGTGACATATG GTCTGCTGTTCACAGTCTGCAGAGCTCCATCGACTGCCTTGCTTTGTCCATGGGCACCAGACCCAGGGCCTCCAATCTCAGGG GCCAGAAAGGACACCAGTGCCAAAGTTCTCAGTGCCCCTCCTGGGACTCCGATTCTGACTGGGAGAGACCTTTCAGCAAGAGTGGATCCTACCCTCCCG